From a single Miscanthus floridulus cultivar M001 chromosome 8, ASM1932011v1, whole genome shotgun sequence genomic region:
- the LOC136475718 gene encoding receptor-like protein 3: protein MEDTMQPLHSSWNKNNRTTRSWPIQSLGLALLPLLSLRSPTSCVCIEQDKISLLKFVQGLSQDSGLSTSWRYGTNCCTWKGITCDADGTVTEISLASMGLEGRISPSLGNITSLLSLNLSCNSLSGGLPAELLWSRSMVVLDVSFNNLNGDLHKLPSTAGQPMQVINISSNQFTGEIPSITLESMENLVALNVSNNSFTGEIPSTICVKKPFFSVLDLSFNQFNGSIPVDLGDCSVLKVLKAGHNKLDGTLPNELYNATFLEHLSFPNNRLQGALSAEHLVKLENLVILDLAENGLTGDIPDSIGQLKRLEELHLEYNSMSGELPSTLSRCSNLRTIILRFNSFHGDLNNVNFTLPNLKILDFMQNKFAGTVPESLYFCSNLIALRLSSNNFRGQFSPRIGNLKSLRFLSLTNNSFTNITNTLQVLKSSWNLTTLLIGTNFKGEAMPEDETIDGYQNLQVLSLADCSLSGKIPHWLSKLQNLKELFLYSNQLTGSIPAWISSLNLLFVIDVSNNSLVGEIPKALMKLPMLESENIVDGSNQVFPLPVYMAASLEYHKANYCPKLLNLGNNEFTGEIPLEIGHLKGLTELNLSFNNLHGEVPQSFSNLTNLQVLDLSNNHLTGEIPGALENLHFLSYFNISNNDMDGPIPTGGQFCTFPNSSFAGNPRMCGPMFIQQCSASVEAGPAPIRSTGLCGEDIVFAVAFAVFLGVGVLYDQMVLSRYFG from the coding sequence ATGGAAGATACCATGCAGCCACTCCACTCTTCATGGAACAAGAACAACAGAACAACCAGATCATGGCCAATACAATCGCTTGGTCTTGCTCTCCTGCCATTGCTCTCCCTACGCTCTCCCACCAGCTGTGTGTGCATAGAGCAGGACAAGATCTCCCTCCTCAAGTTTGTCCAGGGGCTCTCGCAAGACTCTGGCCTCAGCACTTCTTGGAGGTACGGCACGAACTGCTGCACATGGAAGGGTATCACCTGCGACGCTGATGGCACTGTCACAGAGATCTCACTGGCTTCCATGGGCCTTGAGGGGCGCATCTCGCCGTCGCTTGGCAACATCACCAGTCTGCTGAGCCTCAACCTGTCGTGCAACTCACTCTCCGGTGGTCTCCCGGCGGAACTATTGTGGTCCAGAAGCATGGTTGTCCTTGACGTCAGCTTCAACAACCTAAATGGTGACCTCCACAAGCTGCCATCTACGGCTGGACAGCCTATGCAGGtaatcaacatctcaagcaaccagTTTACAGGAGAAATTCCATCCATCACATTGGAGAGTATGGAGAATCTCGTTGCTCTCAACGTGAGCAATAACAGCTTCACCGGAGAAATTCCCAGCACCATATGTGTCAAAAAGCCATTCTTTTCGGTGCTTGACCTGAGTTTTAATCAATTCAACGGAAGTATACCGGTGGATCTTGGTGACTGCTCTGTGCTAAAAGTGCTCAAGGCCGGTCACAACAAACTCGATGGGACTCTGCCAAATGAGCTCTACAACGCTACCTTTCTAGAGCACCTCTCTTTTCCAAACAACCGCTTGCAAGGAGCACTCAGTGCCGAGCATTTGGTCAAACTCGAGAATTTGGTTATCCTTGACCTTGCAGAGAATGGACTCACAGGTGATATCCCGGATTCTATTGGGCAGCTCAAGAGACTAGAGGAGCTTCACTTAGAGTACAACAGCATGTCCGGAGAGCTGCCATCGACTCTAAGCAGATGCTCCAATCTCAGAACTATCATTCTCCGGTTCAACAGTTTTCATGGAGATCTAAACAATGTCAACTTCACCTTACCCAACCTAAAAATTCTAGATTTTATGCAAAACAAGTTCGCTGGTACAGTTCCTGAGAGCCTATACTTCTGCAGCAATCTCATTGCGCTTCGACTGTCTTCCAACAACTTCCGTGGCCAATTTTCGCCAAGAATAGGCAACCTCAAGTCCCTCAGGTTCCTGTCCCTTACAAACAACTCCTTCACAAATATCACAAATACCCTTCAGGTCCTCAAGAGTTCTTGGAACCTTACAACTCTGCTGATTGGTACCAATTTCAAAGGCGAGGCCATGCCAGAAGATGAAACAATCGATGGTTATCAAAATCTTCAGGTTCTTTCCTTGGCTGATTGCTCACTGTCAGGAAAAATACCTCACTGGCTCTCAAAGCTCCAAAATTTGAAGGAGCTATTTTTGTACAGCAACCAACTCACTGGATCAATACCTGCCTGGATCAGCAGCTTAAATCTCTTGTTCGTTATAGATGTATCCAATAACAGCCTTGTAGGGGAGATCCCAAAAGCACTGATGAAGCTACCGATGCTAGAATCTGAGAATATTGTAGATGGTTCAAACCAAGTATTTCCGCTGCCTGTTTACATGGCTGCATCTCTTGAATACCACAAGGCCAATTACTGCCCTAAACTGCTGAATCTAGGCAACAATGAGTTCACTGGGGAGATTCCACTGGAGATTGGTCATCTGAAAGGGCTCACGGAGCTCAACTTGAGTTTCAACAACTTACACGGGGAGGTTCCGCAATCATTCAGCAACCTCACAAACCTGCAGGTGCTGGACTTGTCCAACAATCACCTGACAGGTGAAATCCCTGGGGCATTGGAGAACCTTCACTTCCTTTCCTACTTCAACATTTCTAACAATGACATGGACGGCCCTATTCCGACAGGAGGCCAGTTTTGCACGTTTCCGAATTCTAGCTTCGCTGGGAACCCAAGGATGTGTGGCCCTATGTTCATTCAGCAATGTAGTGCTTCAGTAGAGGCAGGTCCTGCGCCCATTCGCTCCACGGGACTGTGTGGTGAAGACATCGTCTTTGCTGTGGCCTTTGCTGTTTTCCTTGGAGTAGGAGTGCTATATGATCAGATGGTACTATCCAGATATTTTGGGTAA